A stretch of the uncultured Desulfovibrio sp. genome encodes the following:
- a CDS encoding N-acetyltransferase gives MAFTYTEATTPEAKAAPFHKMKAEGLLPWAMSCIDNPTLERWLEITAAGVLLCCTDEASGKLLGCAHFTQFQGTIWRFDFTAFHAGFHCAAQQAQGGFDYMFERHSASAIVGITPVQFRHAWGLAEACGFKIVTRLPGACWLARKQRFVAGVMVMCTPQTLRNVQEGE, from the coding sequence ATGGCCTTTACCTACACCGAAGCAACTACGCCCGAAGCCAAGGCCGCGCCATTCCACAAGATGAAGGCCGAGGGTCTACTGCCCTGGGCAATGAGCTGCATCGACAACCCGACGCTGGAACGCTGGCTGGAAATAACAGCAGCGGGGGTTCTGCTCTGCTGCACCGACGAGGCCAGCGGTAAGTTACTTGGCTGCGCCCACTTCACGCAGTTTCAGGGAACAATTTGGCGCTTTGACTTCACCGCCTTCCACGCTGGATTCCATTGCGCCGCACAACAGGCCCAGGGCGGTTTTGACTACATGTTCGAGCGGCACAGCGCCAGCGCCATAGTGGGCATTACACCTGTGCAGTTCCGTCATGCATGGGGGCTGGCCGAGGCCTGCGGCTTTAAAATCGTCACCCGCCTGCCCGGTGCCTGCTGGCTGGCCCGCAAACAGCGTTTTGTGGCTGGCGTCATGGTCATGTGTACACCGCAAACCCTGCGCAATGTGCAGGAAGGAGAATAG
- a CDS encoding portal protein, with protein sequence MPVEIEKLNQRFQALRNERSPWDTAWRDLADHFCPTRFRADTDSSDRKPEILNRDIVDTTGLQDMRTLAAGMQGGMTSPVRPWFKIGLEDEEAAQAPDAGAWLDEVRKRMQVLLHRSNFYNMAHSLYSDLGTFGQGLMIETADWDGLHFQLIPAGEYVLDTNDKGDVDTFMYRTRMSARQIIQKFGEDVVPSHVKAAASNSGSAVTSFFDVIHAVFPRSERTFGRLDSLNMPWASVWWMGFGNTGGGKPCVLRESGFRSFPAFAPRWGVTGNDKYGRSPAMDALPDCRMLQQMGKTTLRAMHKAVDPPVAVPSSLKNEGVDLTPAGVNYLSMDGPEKGRIEPIQQIQPQIIAAAEQKIESVRQAVHDGLFADLFKMLMLNDRRQITATEIEAREREKLILLGPVVERLDREFLSPMVMRTFQLMADFDHLPPQPDSIAGAPLRVEFVSVMAQAQKLVSTSPIDQTFAFVANVAQAKPEVLDIIDVDYAVREYADALGAPAALMLPEGQVQQTRAARAQAQQQAAAQAQQQAAMQQAVDLTGAAKNLGQTPLGADGQTAMDALMGGMGKM encoded by the coding sequence ATGCCCGTTGAAATTGAAAAGCTGAACCAGCGTTTTCAGGCTCTGCGCAACGAGCGGAGTCCCTGGGACACGGCGTGGCGTGATCTGGCTGACCACTTTTGCCCCACGCGGTTCAGGGCGGATACCGATTCCAGCGACCGAAAGCCGGAAATCCTCAATCGCGACATTGTGGATACCACGGGCTTGCAGGATATGCGCACCCTCGCCGCTGGTATGCAAGGCGGCATGACCTCGCCTGTTCGCCCCTGGTTCAAAATCGGGCTGGAAGACGAAGAGGCCGCGCAGGCTCCTGACGCCGGGGCATGGCTGGATGAAGTCAGGAAGCGCATGCAGGTTCTGTTGCACCGCTCCAACTTCTACAACATGGCGCATTCGCTTTACAGCGATCTCGGCACGTTCGGGCAAGGACTGATGATCGAAACTGCGGATTGGGACGGCCTGCACTTCCAGCTTATCCCGGCTGGTGAATACGTGCTCGACACCAACGACAAGGGCGACGTGGACACTTTCATGTACCGCACCCGCATGTCTGCCCGCCAGATCATTCAGAAGTTTGGCGAGGATGTTGTTCCGAGCCATGTCAAAGCAGCCGCCAGCAACAGCGGCTCTGCGGTCACAAGCTTCTTTGACGTGATCCACGCCGTTTTCCCGCGTTCCGAGCGCACGTTCGGCAGGCTTGATAGCCTCAACATGCCGTGGGCCTCTGTGTGGTGGATGGGCTTTGGCAACACCGGCGGCGGCAAGCCCTGCGTGTTGCGGGAATCAGGCTTTCGCTCCTTCCCGGCTTTTGCCCCTCGCTGGGGCGTGACCGGCAACGACAAATATGGCCGAAGCCCGGCAATGGATGCGCTGCCTGATTGCCGCATGTTGCAGCAGATGGGCAAAACCACGCTGCGGGCCATGCACAAGGCTGTTGATCCGCCGGTGGCCGTGCCGTCGTCACTCAAAAACGAGGGCGTAGACCTTACCCCGGCCGGGGTTAACTACCTGTCCATGGACGGGCCGGAAAAAGGCCGCATAGAACCCATCCAGCAAATCCAGCCGCAGATCATAGCCGCAGCAGAGCAGAAGATCGAGAGCGTCCGGCAGGCTGTGCATGATGGCCTGTTCGCCGACCTGTTCAAAATGCTCATGCTCAATGACCGCCGCCAGATCACCGCCACGGAAATTGAGGCCAGAGAACGGGAAAAGCTGATTTTGCTTGGCCCTGTGGTGGAGCGTCTTGACCGCGAGTTTCTCTCGCCGATGGTTATGCGCACGTTCCAGCTCATGGCCGACTTTGATCACCTCCCTCCACAGCCGGATTCTATCGCAGGCGCGCCGCTGCGGGTCGAATTTGTGAGCGTCATGGCCCAGGCGCAGAAGCTCGTCAGCACCAGCCCCATAGATCAGACATTCGCCTTTGTCGCCAACGTGGCCCAGGCCAAGCCGGAAGTGCTGGACATTATCGACGTGGATTACGCCGTGCGCGAATACGCCGACGCCCTTGGCGCACCGGCTGCGCTGATGCTGCCAGAAGGTCAGGTGCAGCAAACCCGCGCGGCTCGCGCTCAGGCACAACAGCAGGCGGCAGCACAGGCGCAGCAACAGGCGGCAATGCAGCAGGCCGTTGACCTGACCGGCGCGGCAAAAAACCTTGGACAAACCCCGCTAGGCGCTGACGGGCAAACGGCCATGGATGCCCTCATGGGCGGGATGGGGAAGATGTAG
- a CDS encoding type II toxin-antitoxin system PemK/MazF family toxin, which yields MAIKFTPDVGTILLCDFGNVIEPEMCKKRPVVVLSSVSPWLCIVVPLSTTDPEEQMPWHCLVNTPKTLPYPYDSKVHWLKHVSSPQFLRIALTPATTSPILRLSAPTIIGVA from the coding sequence ATGGCAATAAAATTTACACCAGATGTAGGAACAATACTTCTTTGCGATTTTGGGAACGTGATTGAGCCTGAAATGTGCAAAAAAAGGCCTGTCGTTGTTTTGTCCTCGGTATCTCCTTGGCTTTGCATCGTTGTCCCACTTAGCACGACAGACCCTGAAGAGCAGATGCCTTGGCACTGCCTAGTCAACACGCCTAAAACATTGCCATATCCATATGACTCCAAAGTGCATTGGCTTAAACATGTGTCCTCGCCGCAATTTCTCCGAATTGCCTTGACACCGGCGACGACTAGCCCCATATTGAGGTTGTCAGCGCCCACCATTATTGGTGTGGCCTAA
- a CDS encoding GNAT family N-acetyltransferase: protein MEITFAVETYSAISEEVAPLTVAHWQETEASMYGSQSAVPVTHHMYCAMEQSGILHAVTARVSGALHGYAAYCLSENINMPGRITASALALYLSREIRTDAFAALRLLRWAEESLRQRGVYGIGYNSPASRPCDALYRRLGAKMTETVWFKEL from the coding sequence ATGGAAATTACATTCGCGGTTGAAACTTACTCTGCCATCAGTGAAGAGGTCGCGCCCCTGACCGTGGCCCATTGGCAGGAGACAGAAGCATCCATGTACGGCAGTCAATCAGCCGTGCCGGTGACGCATCATATGTATTGCGCCATGGAGCAAAGCGGCATCCTGCATGCCGTAACTGCCCGCGTAAGCGGGGCGTTGCATGGCTACGCGGCCTATTGCTTGTCTGAAAACATCAATATGCCTGGGCGTATTACGGCGTCAGCGCTGGCTTTGTACCTCTCGCGCGAAATCAGGACAGACGCATTCGCTGCCCTTCGCCTCCTGCGTTGGGCAGAGGAAAGCCTGCGGCAGCGTGGGGTTTACGGTATTGGCTATAATTCCCCGGCATCACGCCCTTGCGATGCCCTGTATCGCCGCTTGGGGGCTAAAATGACCGAAACTGTCTGGTTCAAGGAGCTTTGA
- the yecR gene encoding YecR family lipoprotein has protein sequence MRNKVAIFIMGIIFAALIGCAKPVHKDWFAMGGSKSDATVKLGVSWNPNTEQPETSRQQADSLAAQKCRTWGYEDAEAFGSINQHCTNLQYTGYGPICYQMQAEIQYQCTGSIAPAAPVPSPVTGKQVK, from the coding sequence ATGAGGAACAAAGTTGCAATTTTTATTATGGGGATAATTTTTGCTGCTCTGATCGGGTGTGCTAAGCCCGTGCACAAGGATTGGTTTGCAATGGGAGGGAGCAAGAGCGATGCAACCGTAAAACTTGGCGTGAGCTGGAACCCAAACACCGAACAGCCTGAAACGAGTAGGCAACAAGCAGATTCTTTGGCCGCGCAAAAATGCCGCACTTGGGGATACGAAGATGCCGAGGCTTTCGGCAGCATTAACCAGCATTGTACAAATTTGCAGTACACTGGATACGGGCCGATTTGCTATCAAATGCAAGCCGAAATTCAGTATCAGTGCACTGGATCTATCGCACCAGCCGCGCCTGTGCCTTCGCCAGTTACAGGGAAGCAAGTAAAATAA
- a CDS encoding PBSX family phage terminase large subunit, whose protein sequence is MTEAQIPVAFRGLFEPHRFKVFYGGRGGAKSRSFAAALLIIGRTRTIRVLCAREIQNSIRDSVKRLLDDEISRCGFGDFYTSTDQEVRGLNGSLFLFAGLRTNPARIKSYEGLTHCWIEEAETISQKSLDLLIPTMRTEGSEIWMSFNPDRVNSPVWEIFVLGPPPPDSLICKVTWRDNPWFPEVLRKEMEHCKATDPDKYAHVWEGEPVLISSGSYYGKILQAAEDAGRIGIVPVEPQLLVNTAWDLGMADSTAIWFFQHLPVGHTGEWRFIDYYEASGEGLAHYAKVLSDKGYSYGIHTAPHDIAVRELGSGKSRIDTAKGLGINFKACPQQAIPDGIEAVRQVLAASWLDREKCKQGLQCLWGYQREWDDVYGRFKDKPRHDWTSHGADAMRYAAVGFRRPVDLSGAPRKARTAYDMWGQ, encoded by the coding sequence ATGACAGAAGCTCAAATACCCGTAGCCTTTAGAGGGCTGTTTGAGCCGCACCGCTTCAAGGTTTTTTATGGCGGGCGAGGCGGCGCTAAGTCGCGATCTTTTGCCGCAGCCCTGCTCATTATTGGGCGCACACGGACTATCCGCGTGCTGTGTGCTCGCGAGATTCAGAACTCAATCCGCGATTCCGTCAAGCGCCTGCTGGACGATGAAATTTCACGTTGTGGATTTGGCGACTTTTACACCAGCACTGACCAAGAGGTGCGCGGTCTAAACGGTTCCCTGTTCCTCTTCGCCGGACTGCGCACCAACCCTGCCCGCATAAAATCATACGAGGGTCTGACTCATTGCTGGATTGAAGAGGCAGAAACCATAAGCCAAAAGTCGCTCGACCTGCTCATTCCAACTATGCGCACAGAGGGGAGCGAGATTTGGATGAGTTTCAACCCTGATAGGGTCAATAGTCCTGTCTGGGAAATTTTCGTCCTTGGGCCACCGCCGCCGGACAGCCTGATTTGCAAGGTTACTTGGCGGGATAACCCATGGTTTCCAGAAGTTCTGCGCAAGGAAATGGAGCATTGCAAGGCGACTGATCCTGACAAGTACGCGCACGTCTGGGAGGGGGAGCCTGTTCTTATTTCGTCAGGTTCCTACTATGGCAAAATTTTACAGGCTGCCGAAGATGCCGGACGCATCGGCATAGTTCCTGTTGAACCGCAGCTGCTGGTCAACACGGCCTGGGATTTGGGCATGGCTGACTCAACGGCAATTTGGTTTTTCCAACATTTGCCCGTGGGGCACACAGGCGAATGGCGCTTTATTGACTACTACGAGGCTTCCGGCGAGGGACTGGCCCACTACGCCAAGGTGCTTTCCGATAAGGGGTACAGCTACGGCATTCACACCGCCCCGCACGACATTGCAGTGCGCGAGCTTGGAAGCGGCAAGAGTCGCATTGACACTGCAAAAGGCCTAGGCATCAATTTTAAGGCGTGCCCTCAGCAGGCTATTCCAGACGGTATAGAGGCGGTTCGACAAGTCTTGGCCGCATCTTGGCTTGATCGAGAGAAGTGCAAGCAGGGGCTGCAATGCCTTTGGGGATATCAGCGCGAATGGGATGATGTTTATGGGCGCTTCAAGGACAAGCCGCGCCACGATTGGACGAGCCATGGGGCTGATGCCATGCGTTACGCCGCCGTCGGATTCCGCCGCCCGGTTGACCTGTCGGGAGCCCCCCGCAAGGCCCGCACCGCTTACGACATGTGGGGCCAATAG
- a CDS encoding McrB family protein codes for MISFAEQYELWDKFIRLWPISRLATMTLDEYIKAGSTDTFTYWLEARLDKMGSIWGGNAFKFGVYSRKATDAKKTTALHGYSDDYGWNAKLGKTAELAFKSVRDHVVKIATWAAEGDLDSIDTYEQPLWEFFKWKIAFHYQNPKQPKIVNIFKKSMLAVHLGESEKLSMGALQKATLAKMPAGMGILEYGYKVWEDWSQKNLVIWKHLHGNSDFKEQPELRQRYLKDKLAVIDENATNNQGTKFIKAPIGTLFFLCQGNSPICIGQFTSNVSPCTDKGEGWVQRSYRVFKDAVKNDSYAANNKKWSPRENSIFWRVGPEDLALFEATLLKPYFETDLAELAVWAGEFDESECEEAAPTPADNGAEINMNSKPTVLGFNRIYYGPPGTGKTYTLMQLLEKNYKSESASITPEEWRSQFFADKIAGLKWWEGVAAALYDLGTEAKVPEIAKHPFIQAIAASKNSVGGIRTTLWDTLQSHTVESSTTVNTKKRMNPAIFDKAADSVWEFAGDWQDVCSDIIDLVDQFKAGPAVDATVQRYSIVTFHQSYGYEEFVEGLRPVLNGDGETDDVAYEIRAGVFKELCHKARQAPGQRFAMVIDEINRGNISKIFGELITLIEPDKRAPLDKGAKPPLELALAYSGEKFSVPANVDIIGTMNTADRSLALLDTALRRRFEFVPLLPDVRAVKDAGESDDPPLAGLIVKTSAGDIDVRQMLMRINERIEVLYDRDHCIGHAYFTLLKKEQNEDKLFDMLAGIFRNRVIPLLEEYFFEDWRKIRLVLGDNQKNDVNDQFIAESDANQDLSSLFGNGHGLESYTIKRRYTVQPAAFANPQAYIGIYQP; via the coding sequence ATGATTAGTTTTGCTGAGCAGTATGAACTTTGGGATAAATTTATTCGCCTTTGGCCGATTTCGCGCCTGGCAACCATGACGCTGGATGAGTACATCAAGGCAGGATCGACAGATACTTTTACCTACTGGCTTGAGGCCCGCCTGGATAAAATGGGCAGCATTTGGGGGGGCAATGCCTTCAAATTTGGCGTGTATTCCCGAAAAGCTACGGATGCCAAGAAAACAACTGCGTTACATGGTTATTCAGACGATTACGGCTGGAACGCCAAGTTGGGCAAAACGGCAGAGCTGGCCTTCAAAAGTGTGCGGGATCATGTTGTCAAGATTGCAACGTGGGCCGCAGAGGGCGATCTGGATTCCATAGACACCTACGAGCAGCCTTTATGGGAATTCTTTAAGTGGAAAATTGCCTTTCACTATCAGAATCCGAAACAGCCTAAAATCGTAAATATTTTTAAAAAATCAATGTTGGCTGTCCATCTGGGTGAAAGTGAAAAGCTGAGCATGGGCGCACTGCAAAAGGCTACGCTTGCCAAAATGCCTGCTGGTATGGGTATTCTGGAATACGGATATAAGGTCTGGGAGGACTGGAGCCAGAAGAATCTGGTGATCTGGAAGCACTTGCACGGCAATTCAGATTTCAAAGAACAACCAGAACTACGACAGCGGTATCTAAAAGATAAGTTGGCGGTAATAGACGAAAATGCAACGAACAATCAAGGCACTAAATTCATTAAAGCTCCAATTGGTACTTTGTTTTTTCTTTGCCAAGGCAATAGCCCGATATGTATTGGGCAGTTTACATCTAATGTATCGCCTTGCACCGATAAAGGAGAAGGCTGGGTGCAGCGCAGTTACCGTGTTTTTAAAGATGCTGTGAAAAATGACAGCTATGCCGCCAACAACAAAAAATGGTCGCCAAGAGAAAATTCTATCTTCTGGCGAGTGGGGCCTGAAGATCTGGCGCTTTTTGAAGCAACCTTGCTCAAGCCCTATTTTGAAACGGATCTGGCGGAGCTGGCCGTGTGGGCGGGCGAGTTTGACGAATCAGAGTGTGAAGAGGCAGCGCCAACGCCTGCTGACAATGGAGCTGAGATAAACATGAACAGCAAACCCACAGTACTCGGATTTAACCGCATCTATTACGGCCCCCCAGGTACAGGCAAAACCTATACCTTGATGCAGTTGCTCGAAAAAAACTATAAGTCAGAATCTGCGTCCATTACACCAGAGGAGTGGCGCAGCCAGTTTTTCGCCGACAAGATCGCTGGGCTGAAGTGGTGGGAGGGTGTAGCAGCCGCTCTGTATGATCTTGGCACGGAGGCAAAGGTTCCTGAAATCGCCAAGCATCCTTTCATTCAGGCCATTGCCGCATCAAAAAACAGCGTTGGTGGAATAAGAACCACGCTATGGGATACGCTGCAATCGCACACGGTTGAATCATCAACAACGGTAAATACAAAAAAAAGGATGAATCCGGCAATTTTTGACAAGGCTGCCGATTCTGTGTGGGAATTTGCCGGTGACTGGCAGGATGTGTGCTCTGACATTATTGACCTGGTTGACCAGTTCAAAGCCGGCCCAGCAGTTGACGCCACCGTGCAGCGGTACAGCATTGTGACCTTTCATCAGTCATACGGCTACGAAGAATTTGTTGAAGGCCTGCGCCCTGTTTTGAACGGCGATGGCGAAACAGATGATGTTGCGTATGAAATTCGTGCCGGGGTGTTCAAGGAGCTGTGCCACAAGGCGCGGCAGGCCCCTGGCCAGCGTTTTGCCATGGTGATTGACGAAATCAACCGGGGCAATATCAGCAAAATTTTTGGTGAACTTATCACGCTGATCGAGCCAGACAAGCGCGCCCCGCTGGATAAGGGAGCTAAGCCCCCACTGGAGCTTGCCCTGGCCTATTCTGGCGAAAAATTTTCCGTTCCTGCAAACGTGGATATCATCGGCACCATGAATACCGCAGATCGGTCGCTGGCCCTGCTAGATACTGCACTGCGCCGCCGCTTTGAATTTGTTCCGCTGCTGCCCGATGTGCGTGCGGTGAAAGATGCTGGAGAATCAGATGATCCGCCGCTTGCGGGCCTGATTGTAAAGACAAGTGCTGGAGATATTGATGTGCGCCAGATGCTGATGCGCATTAATGAACGCATCGAAGTGCTCTACGACAGAGATCACTGCATTGGTCACGCATATTTTACACTGCTGAAAAAAGAGCAGAATGAGGATAAACTCTTTGACATGTTGGCAGGTATATTCCGCAACCGTGTTATTCCGCTGCTCGAAGAATATTTCTTTGAAGACTGGCGAAAAATTCGCCTTGTGCTGGGCGACAATCAAAAGAATGATGTGAATGACCAGTTTATTGCCGAAAGTGATGCTAACCAAGATTTGAGCTCCCTGTTTGGCAACGGTCATGGGCTGGAAAGTTACACCATAAAGAGGCGTTATACTGTGCAGCCCGCAGCCTTTGCCAATCCGCAGGCATATATCGGCATTTATCAGCCTTAG
- a CDS encoding Bbp16 family capsid cement protein — translation MIIDSNLVLMDSSPVLGAAVTGSPVPLTSFLKPGRQEPIPICAKVVGTDFAGGTSITFKLTQCATSDGTYADVPGSSVTVALADLTVGKSIGWRFLPRGVTAPWLKMVATPTGAFTAGNVFAAVVREDALPYEAGMFIDKGVVKG, via the coding sequence ATGATTATTGATTCCAACCTTGTATTGATGGACAGCTCCCCCGTTCTTGGGGCGGCTGTTACCGGCTCCCCCGTTCCGCTTACGTCGTTTCTCAAACCGGGGCGTCAAGAACCCATTCCCATTTGCGCCAAGGTCGTGGGAACGGACTTTGCGGGCGGCACTTCCATAACTTTCAAACTGACGCAGTGCGCCACGTCCGACGGAACCTATGCGGATGTTCCCGGCTCGTCCGTCACCGTGGCCCTGGCCGACCTCACCGTGGGCAAGTCCATCGGCTGGCGTTTTTTGCCGCGCGGCGTGACCGCGCCGTGGCTCAAAATGGTTGCCACGCCCACGGGTGCGTTTACCGCTGGCAACGTGTTTGCCGCCGTGGTGCGCGAGGATGCCTTGCCCTACGAGGCTGGCATGTTCATCGACAAGGGCGTGGTCAAGGGTTAG
- a CDS encoding major capsid protein, with protein MSYNKGIVATLAELEDFYKGQKAGDTIELMNQTNDIITDVPFMETNQTDGHLTRVRTGLPTVYWRRLYQGTPPSKSQWSQVKEGCGILEAIMELDVEEINLYGDKAKAFRLSEGKSFTESMRQKVAATMFYGDSNRNPDEFNGLAMRYPSKASPNVIDAGGTGNACTSMYLTCWGANTAHGLYPKGSTGGLANEDLGKYMTTDPDGRKFQVVGDKYNWRCGLTVRDWRAVVRIANIPLSALTLKKTDSGFIDLHRLTIMAKNKMPETMRNQAIWYCNADVLTALELQATDAGNVTLTYRSEDSGKGGPLFKSTQITNLHGQPIRQCDALRNDEKAIS; from the coding sequence ATGAGCTACAACAAAGGCATTGTCGCCACCCTTGCGGAGTTGGAAGACTTCTACAAGGGGCAGAAAGCCGGTGACACCATCGAGCTGATGAACCAGACCAACGACATTATTACAGACGTTCCCTTCATGGAAACGAACCAGACGGACGGACACCTCACCCGCGTGCGTACAGGCCTGCCCACTGTCTACTGGCGCAGGCTCTACCAGGGCACGCCGCCTTCCAAGTCGCAGTGGAGCCAGGTCAAGGAAGGCTGCGGCATCCTTGAGGCCATCATGGAGCTGGACGTGGAGGAGATCAATCTCTACGGCGACAAGGCCAAGGCCTTCCGCCTCTCCGAGGGCAAGTCTTTCACCGAGTCCATGCGTCAGAAGGTTGCGGCCACCATGTTCTATGGCGACAGCAACAGGAATCCCGACGAATTCAACGGCCTTGCCATGCGCTACCCGTCCAAAGCCAGCCCCAACGTCATTGATGCAGGCGGCACGGGCAATGCCTGCACGTCCATGTACCTGACCTGCTGGGGAGCCAATACTGCACACGGCCTGTACCCCAAGGGCAGTACTGGTGGTCTGGCGAATGAAGACCTTGGCAAGTATATGACAACCGACCCCGACGGCAGAAAATTCCAGGTTGTGGGCGACAAATACAACTGGCGCTGCGGCCTTACGGTGCGCGACTGGCGCGCTGTGGTGCGCATCGCCAATATCCCCCTTTCGGCCCTCACCCTCAAGAAAACTGACTCCGGTTTCATTGACCTGCACCGGCTGACCATCATGGCCAAGAACAAGATGCCGGAAACCATGCGCAATCAAGCCATCTGGTACTGCAACGCAGACGTGCTGACCGCCTTGGAACTCCAGGCAACCGATGCAGGCAACGTGACGCTGACATATCGCTCGGAAGACTCCGGCAAGGGCGGCCCGCTGTTCAAGTCCACGCAGATTACCAACCTGCACGGCCAGCCCATCCGTCAGTGTGACGCACTCCGCAACGACGAAAAGGCCATCAGTTAA
- a CDS encoding McrC family protein yields MTRCTVYEFDALVAERPGDAAMAGLQPVPEKVFDWLAGEALRFAELGGATWLRLAQAHGRPAVKVNSFVGVVRAPCGYQIEVLPKVAKAMGGDAEARTLLIDMLRCLGEFRHIQTASAHLAATNMPLLEIFIGEFLHAVERIVKRGLQSDYRQEQENRFALRGKLQMASHLRQNLCRRDRFFTAADEFSSNRPENRLLHAALRRVLVWTTSQSNHQLARELGFVFAEVPASVDPVVDFTLVRHDRCMAHYEAALAWARLILRDESPLTSTGRHCAPSLLFPMEEVFEAFVARHLGRQLKPSFYLHEQEKSRHLVRHGEQDWFGLKPDLLVLESRKNRLVLDTKWKLIYSSQCNSYEKYGIAQSDFYQLYAYGQNYLDGEGSVVLIYPKTGEFDRALPKFEFVRPAGLRLWVLPFCLEKKRLLLPDCGSLNEFFT; encoded by the coding sequence ATGACACGATGCACGGTTTATGAATTTGACGCATTGGTAGCCGAGCGGCCCGGCGATGCAGCGATGGCCGGGCTGCAACCAGTGCCGGAAAAGGTGTTTGACTGGCTGGCAGGCGAGGCGTTGCGCTTTGCCGAGCTGGGCGGGGCTACCTGGCTGCGTCTTGCTCAGGCGCACGGGCGGCCTGCGGTAAAGGTGAACAGCTTTGTTGGCGTTGTTCGCGCCCCTTGCGGGTATCAGATTGAGGTGCTGCCCAAGGTCGCCAAGGCCATGGGCGGCGATGCCGAGGCCCGCACCCTGCTTATCGACATGCTGCGTTGCCTTGGGGAGTTTCGCCATATCCAGACTGCCAGCGCCCATCTGGCCGCCACCAACATGCCCCTGCTGGAGATATTTATTGGCGAATTTTTGCACGCAGTTGAACGCATTGTAAAACGCGGCTTGCAGAGCGATTACAGACAGGAGCAGGAGAACCGCTTTGCCTTGCGGGGCAAGCTGCAAATGGCTTCGCACTTGCGCCAGAATCTGTGTCGGCGCGATCGTTTTTTTACTGCGGCAGACGAATTTTCTTCCAACCGGCCTGAAAACCGCTTGCTGCATGCGGCGCTTCGGCGGGTTCTCGTCTGGACAACCTCGCAGAGTAATCATCAGCTGGCGCGGGAGCTGGGCTTTGTTTTTGCCGAAGTGCCTGCATCCGTTGATCCTGTGGTGGATTTTACCCTTGTGCGCCACGATCGCTGCATGGCGCATTATGAGGCGGCTCTGGCCTGGGCCCGCCTGATCTTGCGCGACGAATCACCGCTTACGAGCACAGGCCGTCATTGTGCTCCTTCGCTGCTGTTTCCCATGGAAGAAGTGTTCGAGGCCTTTGTTGCACGGCATCTTGGTCGGCAGCTCAAGCCTTCGTTTTACTTACATGAACAGGAGAAATCGAGGCATCTGGTCAGGCATGGTGAGCAGGACTGGTTTGGGCTTAAACCCGATTTGCTCGTGCTGGAATCAAGGAAAAACCGTCTGGTTCTGGATACAAAATGGAAGCTGATCTATTCCAGCCAGTGCAACAGCTATGAAAAATACGGGATAGCCCAGTCTGATTTTTATCAACTATATGCCTACGGTCAGAACTATCTGGACGGCGAGGGCAGCGTGGTGCTGATTTATCCAAAGACAGGCGAGTTTGATCGGGCGCTGCCAAAATTTGAATTCGTGCGGCCCGCAGGCCTTCGCCTATGGGTTTTGCCGTTTTGCCTGGAGAAAAAGCGTTTGCTGTTGCCAGACTGTGGCAGCCTCAATGAATTCTTTACATAA
- a CDS encoding endonuclease — protein MRKFLLSFLLTALLLPALAMAAGNTTNDSFSRSKKMLSQVYADHRVTFYCGAEYDAQGNITLPDGFETPKHERRADKIEWEHVLPAENFGQTFPEWRDGASECVDNRGKEFKGRKCAEKVNPEYRLMQADMYNLYPAIGAVNAMRSNYNYAILAGEQPTFGACEMKIADRKAEPPARARGQIARTYFYMADSYGPRYHMSRQQEQLMQAWDKQYPVDAWECTRAKRIEALQGNENRFVKQPCLAAGLW, from the coding sequence ATGCGCAAATTCCTGCTTTCCTTCCTTCTGACCGCCCTCCTGCTCCCTGCTCTGGCCATGGCCGCAGGCAACACGACCAACGACAGTTTTTCGCGCTCAAAAAAAATGTTGTCACAGGTCTACGCCGACCACCGCGTTACCTTTTACTGCGGGGCAGAGTATGACGCTCAGGGCAACATTACACTGCCGGATGGCTTCGAGACGCCCAAGCACGAACGGCGTGCAGACAAGATCGAATGGGAACATGTCTTGCCCGCTGAAAACTTCGGCCAGACGTTCCCAGAATGGCGCGACGGTGCGTCCGAGTGTGTGGACAACCGGGGCAAAGAATTCAAAGGCCGCAAATGCGCCGAGAAGGTCAACCCAGAATACCGCCTGATGCAGGCCGATATGTACAACCTGTATCCGGCCATCGGCGCGGTTAACGCCATGCGCTCGAATTACAATTACGCCATATTGGCAGGCGAACAGCCAACCTTCGGCGCATGCGAAATGAAGATCGCAGACCGCAAGGCCGAGCCCCCGGCGCGCGCCCGTGGACAGATCGCCCGCACATATTTTTACATGGCAGACTCCTACGGCCCGCGCTACCACATGAGCCGCCAACAAGAGCAGCTTATGCAGGCCTGGGACAAGCAGTATCCCGTGGACGCGTGGGAGTGCACCCGCGCCAAGCGCATTGAAGCCCTACAAGGCAACGAGAACAGGTTTGTTAAGCAGCCGTGTCTGGCCGCCGGACTGTGGTAA